The DNA segment TCTTCTTTGTAATCTCCATCAATAACCCTTTTACACGCAACTTCCATTCTAAAAACGGGACCGGCTATCTTGTGAGAGAAAAATATCGTCAAAAAAACAAGTTCAACAATTGCAAGAAGAAAACCCGGCAACAAAATATACGTTAAGGACAAAATTATCGTATTCACGTTTTTCTCGCGGTTTAATTTTGAATCTTTACCGTTAAGCATCAGTCTCAAATCTTCTATCGCAATTCTATAATCTCGTTCAGTCGGTTTATCTTTCCCAACGAGAGAATTTGCGATTTTATCGTTTATTTCGCGGGTTGTAGTTTCCATTGACGATGACACTCCGCTCCTTAACGCGAAAACAAAAATCGCCATCATTATCAGCAGCATTACCGTCATCGGCACCAAAAACGAAATCATATAAGCCGTTTGAATTTCTTTATTAATAAGAAAATGCTCTCTTTTAAACATTTTTATTATCCTCCGGATACTCTATTCTCTCATGAAAAATACCTTTTAGCGCAGGCATAAAATCATTTATTATTTCAAAAATATTTCTAAAAGTCAGCCCGCACTCGTCTAATTGACCGGAAATTACTATTTTTCTTACATTATCTTGTATCTTTTTACGCAAATCCGTTTCATTTTCTCCTTTTATCGATTTTGACATTGCTTCAACCTTATCTGCAAGCATTAAAACGGCCGTTTCTTTCGTTTGAGGTTTTTCGCCGTTATACGAATATTCTTCTATATCTATTTTTTCGTCTTCTTTCTTTTGGTCCAATGCTTTTTGATAGAAAATTCCGGCGGTACTTGTTCCGTGATGTTGGATTATTCCGTTTTTTATGATTTTTGGAATCCTGTATTCGTCAATGAGTTCGCAGCCGTCGCGTATGTGGGCGATAATAATTTTTGCGCTTCTTATAGGACTAAGTTTATCATGAGGGTTTTTACGGTCTAATTGATTTTCGGTAAAATATATCGGATTTTTTATTTTTCCTACGTCATGATAATACGCGAGAACTCTACATAAAAGAGGATTTGCACCGACTCGCGCAGCGCCTAATTCAGCAAGGTTTCCGACCGCCAGACTATGATTAAATGTCCCCGGCGCTTCGATGGCAAGCCGTTTAAGCAGAGGATTGCTCATGTCTGCAAGTTCCAAAAGCGTTGTTATCGTAACGACTCCAAACAGATATTCAAAAAGCGGAAGAGTCAAATAGACGACCGTAACCGAAACTATCACTTCCAAACAAGGAGCGACAATCAAAGTGAAAGGCGTTTGTAAAAAAAGCGTGTTATTGACAAAATTAAGTCCAAACCCTATAAAGACGTTTGCCAACGCCATGAGCGCTATCATCCAAAGAAGGTGTTTACGATATTTTATTCTTTGCGAATAATGAGAAACAAATCCGCCTATAATCAAAACGCTCAAAGGAACAATTACACTGAACCGAGAAATTAAACAAAAATAAACGGAAAAGAATACTGAAATTAAAAAACCTGTTTGCCTGCGGAAAAGAAGAGACGTCAAAAGTATAGCCGTAAAAACCGGACTCCAAGATATAACGTCCCAAATTTGATTCGTTTCGAGCGGCAAATTGTCTTTTTGCGTGTAAATCATATTTACGATAGTCAGTGTCAGCCACGTAAGAAAAAACTGAATAGCGCAAATTACGGAAAGCGAAAGGAAATACCTCTGTGTTGTTAAAAATTGCGGAATATATTTTCCTATGTGAAAAATAATCATTACGGTAAATCCTATTATTGCGGTAAAAATTATTATTAGATTAGCGGTTTGTCTGAAATTATGGACATCCTGTTGTCGTTTGATTTTTTCCGTACGCAAAGTTTCAAGCACTCTATATATTTCACCTGTAACCAATTGATACTGACGGACGATGGCGACGTCTTTTATTATGGTTTCTTTGACATTGCTTATAGAAACGAACGCGGCGTTCAGATTTTCTTCATGCCGTTTCTTGTCGTAAATAAGCGACGGTTTAACGATTTTTCCAGTCAATGCAAATATTGCGGAACTGATTTCCTTTGAAGAGAAATTATTGTTATTTTGCGAATAAATCGCCGACAGATCTTTAGCCGTTTTTATCCGAAACTCAAAAATACTTTGGACGGAATCAACGGAAACGGCTCGTAATTTCAAATTTATCGAATCGCTTTCGTCAAAAATTTCTATAAAATTACTAGCGGAATGTATATAATTTTCTTTGGTGTTGTATTCTTTTTGAAGCGCCTCTCCTTCAATATCGGAAGCGGCTACGATTTTATCCATAAGTCCTTTTTTACTCGCCGACAAAATTAATCCTCTTAAATCGTTTAGGATTTTCGGTTCTTCTATAAAGATTTTCGGCGCCGGAGAAATAAAATTCTCAATGGTTTTCATGTAATATGCACGTGAGGTATCGTCTTTTCGCGTATCCGTATATTTGTATATTGAGGCGATAATAGTGTCGATTGCGGTTGTCGTTTTTCTGGATGCGGATGCGCTATAACGAAATACCGGCAAGACCTTTTGGCTTAATCGTTCGCTTTCGGACAGTAATTCCTGATCGGTTTTAACTACGTCAAACGAAAAAGGCGCAATTATCGTTTCTTTTGAAACTTCTCCCACTTTGGGATAAAACATGTCTCCGCTGTTTTTGTCGTCGTACGGGAAAAAAACAAAAAGAGACGAAAGAAAGATAAATATCGCCAGCCAATAACGTTTCACAAACACAATCGGGTTCAAAACCTTTTTTTCGTAAGTTTTGAGTTTTAATGTTTTTCTTTTACTGTAAGATAAGTTCATTGAAAACAAACTCTGATAGAGTTACTTATTTGTCTTCCATTTGTTTTTCAAGTTCTATTCTTTCAAGTTTTTTTTCATAATAGGCGTTTTCCGCTTCTTCTGCGGACGCTTTTGTTTCATTCAATTTTTGCGTTTGCGCTTCTGACGGCGCAGTAGAACGTCCTCCCGCGCTTTTGCCTGCGTTTGTTCCGCCGCATCCGACAAAAAACATTGACACGGACAGCAAAACCAAAGCTTTAAGCGACGATTTCAAAGAAAACATAAAGATAACCTCCAAATTTAAATGTTAAAGCCCAAGATATTCTAAAATAATATATTGTTTTAAGCAATATTGTTTTTTTACCGAAGTTCCAATAATTTTGTCTATATACCCGTTTCTTTTATGTATGATTTAACCAGCGCTCTTCTGATACTGGACAGTTTTTCATAAGGAAAAAATTCGTCTAAAAGCGACCTGTTGAAATAAAACAATAAATATGCTTGCGTCGCATTGTTTTTGGCTATCATATCGTTTATTTCTTTTGTAATTTGTATAGATTTTTCCCGTTTCCCTTCTGTGGAATTTTCTTTATGTTTTTTCATCATCGCAATAAGTTCGCTGTCGGCGTCATTTTTTATATTTGTTTGATTGTTTACCAAAACTTTTACGTCATAATAGTTCTTTGGCGTAGCGTTTGCAAAACAAAGATCTTTCTTGCTTTTGAATTTTTTTACCGCCGCCGCACCTTTTCCTTGTGCAAACATTTTAGAAATTTCCGCCAGAAAATCGTCGCATTGATACTGTATCTTTTTTTGTTTCATGTGTGTTGAAACATATTTGTTTATAAAATTTTTATTCTTTTTTTCAAAATGCGCCTGAGCTTTAATGTCGTCCGCCTCGTTTGCCGATCGTATGGAATCGGTTTTAGTTTTAATCTTTTGTTTCATGGCTTCGTTCATCGCCGTCACGCTTTCTTCGGAAAAGTTTTCAAATTCCAGATTGCTTTCATATGTGTTTATTTTGCCGCCGCTGGATTCGATAATCGCTCTGTCGATCGCCGCCGTTCTATTTCTGTCTGCGCCAGACGGAAAAAGCGTTTCTCTAAGAAATATTGACGCTTCTTTATACTTTTGCCCGTTTACAAGCGAATATCCGTATTGAATGAGAGAATCCTCACGCCTGTCTATATTTGCCGAAAGATTGTTTATTTTCATTTTTGTCGATGAAATAAAGCTTTGAGTCAAGAGAACGCTTGCGCCTGTCAAATTGTTATTTAACACCTCGATATGCCGCCTCGCTTCCGATAAACGATTTTGCAAAACTATTCCGTTGACAAAGGCGATTTGATTATCAATGCCCGCTTTCAAATAATCGGCGTCTCTTTTCGCCTGAATGTTTTTTCGCCACGACTCT comes from the Chitinispirillales bacterium genome and includes:
- a CDS encoding HDIG domain-containing protein, which produces MNLSYSKRKTLKLKTYEKKVLNPIVFVKRYWLAIFIFLSSLFVFFPYDDKNSGDMFYPKVGEVSKETIIAPFSFDVVKTDQELLSESERLSQKVLPVFRYSASASRKTTTAIDTIIASIYKYTDTRKDDTSRAYYMKTIENFISPAPKIFIEEPKILNDLRGLILSASKKGLMDKIVAASDIEGEALQKEYNTKENYIHSASNFIEIFDESDSINLKLRAVSVDSVQSIFEFRIKTAKDLSAIYSQNNNNFSSKEISSAIFALTGKIVKPSLIYDKKRHEENLNAAFVSISNVKETIIKDVAIVRQYQLVTGEIYRVLETLRTEKIKRQQDVHNFRQTANLIIIFTAIIGFTVMIIFHIGKYIPQFLTTQRYFLSLSVICAIQFFLTWLTLTIVNMIYTQKDNLPLETNQIWDVISWSPVFTAILLTSLLFRRQTGFLISVFFSVYFCLISRFSVIVPLSVLIIGGFVSHYSQRIKYRKHLLWMIALMALANVFIGFGLNFVNNTLFLQTPFTLIVAPCLEVIVSVTVVYLTLPLFEYLFGVVTITTLLELADMSNPLLKRLAIEAPGTFNHSLAVGNLAELGAARVGANPLLCRVLAYYHDVGKIKNPIYFTENQLDRKNPHDKLSPIRSAKIIIAHIRDGCELIDEYRIPKIIKNGIIQHHGTSTAGIFYQKALDQKKEDEKIDIEEYSYNGEKPQTKETAVLMLADKVEAMSKSIKGENETDLRKKIQDNVRKIVISGQLDECGLTFRNIFEIINDFMPALKGIFHERIEYPEDNKNV